Proteins co-encoded in one Cytophaga hutchinsonii ATCC 33406 genomic window:
- a CDS encoding mechanosensitive ion channel family protein has protein sequence MPELAKPEFVSVDHLKSVTDSIISYLPTLAYSLAVLFVGFWLAKRLDKGLAKYFNKRNYDVSLEGFIRSLVSVGLKIIIVLTFAGMIGLPTTSLLAVFGAAGLAVGLALQGSLANFAGGVLILIFKPFKVGDVISTQGETGEVQEIQIFNTILLTPENKTVILANGSVSNGTIVNVTRHGNLRASLRIAIDFSEDLDHVRSIIMGVLQNEPLVLKTPEPSVIVVEYAESAIVLSVRPYANVADFGPMQTAVYEKIRKEFIAHEVKSPEIKRTYVQP, from the coding sequence ATGCCCGAATTAGCAAAACCTGAATTTGTTTCAGTAGATCATTTAAAAAGTGTTACCGACAGCATTATTTCATATCTGCCTACACTGGCGTATAGTTTAGCCGTTCTGTTTGTTGGCTTCTGGTTAGCGAAACGACTGGATAAAGGTTTAGCAAAATATTTTAATAAGCGTAACTACGATGTTTCGCTGGAAGGTTTTATCCGCAGCCTGGTAAGTGTGGGCCTCAAGATCATTATTGTACTTACGTTTGCCGGTATGATCGGTTTGCCCACAACCTCTCTGCTTGCGGTATTTGGTGCTGCGGGTCTGGCGGTAGGTCTGGCACTTCAGGGCTCATTGGCAAACTTTGCTGGTGGCGTGTTAATCCTGATCTTTAAACCGTTCAAAGTAGGCGATGTAATCAGCACACAAGGCGAAACAGGAGAGGTGCAGGAGATTCAGATCTTCAATACGATTTTATTGACACCGGAAAATAAAACGGTTATCCTTGCCAACGGTTCTGTTTCAAACGGAACAATTGTGAATGTAACCCGTCACGGTAATTTAAGAGCAAGCTTACGTATCGCGATTGATTTTTCAGAAGATCTAGACCATGTACGAAGCATTATCATGGGTGTATTACAGAATGAACCCCTGGTTCTAAAAACACCAGAGCCGTCTGTAATTGTAGTAGAATATGCAGAAAGCGCAATTGTATTATCCGTAAGACCGTATGCAAATGTAGCTGATTTTGGTCCGATGCAGACAGCCGTATACGAAAAGATCCGCAAGGAATTCATCGCACACGAAGTTAAAAGCCCGGAAATCAAACGCACATACGTACAACCGTAG
- a CDS encoding LptF/LptG family permease, with protein sequence MKKLDLYIIKKFLVTYFFVVLMFMLVITVIDITEKMEDFMKHKLSIWFILVEYYFAFIPYMANLLSPITIFIATIFVTANLAARTEIIAMLSSGMSLTRIMYPYLIGSILIAFMVFYMSGWLIPHGNKKRVDFEKKYIKSTFFYEGRNVHMKTAPTTYVYIESYNSEINVGYQFTLETIIDNRLVSKLKAARMNWNDSTKKWRMEEYFIRRFTEDGKEEVFKGRGLDTALTITPKDFEDTYMLFETYDMGELNNQIALLEARGSENISTYITEKYQRYTYPFSVIILTLIGVIASSRKSREGAGLTIAFGFLLAFVYIIFMITSRSLANVGGIGPLFASWIPNIVFIVIGLIMYRRVPK encoded by the coding sequence GTGAAAAAACTCGATCTCTATATCATTAAGAAGTTCCTGGTAACATACTTCTTTGTTGTACTCATGTTTATGCTGGTCATCACTGTTATTGATATAACAGAGAAGATGGAAGATTTCATGAAACACAAACTCAGTATATGGTTTATACTGGTGGAATATTATTTCGCCTTTATTCCCTATATGGCCAATCTGCTGAGTCCGATCACTATTTTTATTGCCACCATATTTGTTACCGCGAATCTGGCGGCCCGTACGGAGATCATTGCCATGCTCAGCAGCGGGATGAGTCTGACACGGATCATGTATCCGTACCTGATCGGTTCTATCCTGATTGCCTTCATGGTATTTTACATGAGCGGCTGGCTGATTCCGCATGGAAACAAGAAACGGGTGGATTTTGAAAAGAAATACATTAAGAGTACATTTTTTTATGAAGGAAGAAATGTACATATGAAAACCGCGCCGACTACCTATGTATATATAGAAAGCTACAACAGCGAGATCAATGTCGGATACCAGTTTACACTGGAAACCATTATTGATAACCGTCTGGTAAGTAAACTTAAAGCGGCCCGCATGAACTGGAACGACAGTACAAAAAAATGGCGCATGGAAGAATATTTTATCCGCCGCTTTACAGAGGACGGTAAGGAAGAAGTATTTAAAGGGAGAGGGCTGGATACGGCATTAACCATTACACCGAAAGATTTCGAAGATACGTATATGCTTTTTGAAACATATGATATGGGCGAACTGAATAATCAGATTGCACTGCTGGAAGCACGCGGTTCAGAAAATATCAGTACCTACATAACTGAAAAATATCAGCGGTACACGTATCCTTTTTCCGTGATCATCTTAACCCTGATCGGAGTGATCGCATCTTCGCGTAAGTCAAGAGAAGGCGCCGGCTTAACCATTGCATTTGGTTTCCTGCTGGCATTCGTTTACATTATTTTTATGATTACGAGCCGCAGTCTGGCTAATGTCGGCGGTATTGGCCCCTTGTTCGCTTCGTGGATACCAAACATTGTCTTTATTGTGATCGGTTTGATTATGTACCGCAGGGTGCCGAAATAA